A region of Paenibacillus sp. JNUCC-31 DNA encodes the following proteins:
- a CDS encoding TetR/AcrR family transcriptional regulator, translating into MKKQPQITEKTRQTFVEVFCELYSQKPIEKISVQEIANKSGYNRSTFYQYFTDIYELLETVENELLNDIKKELANKELSMHTVQDTLYCLDKREHLLVLNALVGDYGSARFLKRLKKEITLDQLELNVPQNHALTPYLIEFYLTTSLFLFRLWLQRQKDLSSEEFFKLVENLYSKGITPYIKE; encoded by the coding sequence ATGAAAAAGCAACCCCAAATAACGGAGAAAACAAGACAAACATTTGTTGAAGTTTTTTGTGAGTTATACAGCCAAAAACCAATTGAGAAAATTTCAGTTCAGGAAATTGCGAATAAGTCAGGATATAACCGCAGCACCTTTTATCAATACTTTACAGACATTTATGAATTACTAGAAACCGTTGAAAATGAGTTGTTAAATGACATCAAAAAAGAATTGGCGAATAAAGAGCTATCGATGCATACCGTTCAAGATACGCTCTATTGTCTGGACAAAAGAGAACATCTCCTGGTTCTTAATGCCCTTGTGGGTGATTATGGAAGTGCACGTTTCTTAAAACGTTTAAAAAAAGAAATCACTTTGGACCAATTGGAATTGAACGTTCCACAAAACCATGCCTTAACGCCATACTTAATTGAGTTTTACCTGACAACTTCCCTTTTTTTATTTCGTCTTTGGCTCCAGCGTCAAAAGGATTTATCGTCAGAAGAATTTTTTAAGTTAGTGGAGAACCTATATTCAAAAGGGATTACGCCCTATATTAAAGAATGA